The DNA region CTCGAGATATCGGGGCTGGCCGCCTACGGGCTGGTCGCCAGCCGGCGGGGTGGCACGGCCGCCCTGGCCGCGCTGCACTACCTGCTGGTCGGGACCGTCGGCGCGACGTTCTACCTGCTCGGCGTTGGCTACGCCTACGTCGCCACGGGGACGCTCGCGATGGCGGACCTCCAGCCCGCGCTCGCCAGTGTCGGCTACGACTCGCCGCTCGTGCTCACGTCGTTCGTCTTCGTGACGCTCGGGCTGGCGGTCAAGCTCGCGCTGTTCCCGGTCCACGCCTGGAAGCCCGACGCCTACGCCGGGAGCGCCCACGACGTGGCCGCGCTGCTGGCGACGCTCGGCTCGACCGTGGCCGGCTACGCGCTGGTCCGCGTCGTCTTCGGCGTGTTCACCGCGGAGTTCCTCGCCGCGGTCCCGCTGGTCCAGACGGCCCTGCTGGCGGCCGGCGTCGTCAGCGTCGCCGCGGGCGGGTACCTCACGCTCCGGCAGTCCAACCTGCGCCGGTTGCTGTCGTACTCCTCCATCCTCCAGTTCGGGCTGGTCCTCGTCGGCCTCTCGCTGGCCACGGCCGCCGCCGTCACCGGCGCGCTGGTCCTGCTGGTCGGCAACGCGGTGGCGAAGGGCGGCCTGTTCGTCGCCACCGGCCTGTTCGAGCGCGAGCTCGAGGCCGTGACCGTCGCCGACCTCGCCGGGAAGGCCCGCGAGGCCCCCGTGACGGCCGCCGCCGTCGCCCTGGCGTTCACCTCGCTCGTCGGCCTCCCGCCGACCGCCGGGTTCGCCGGGAAGTGGTACGTCACCCTCGCAGCCGTCGATAGCGGTCGCTGGGTCGTCGCCACCGTCGTCGTGCTGAGCACGCTGGTGTCGCTGGCCTACGCGGGCCGGGTCGTCGAGCGCCTGTACCTGGCCGACGGTGACGGCGAGGCAGGCGCTGGCCACGCGGTCGCCGACGGCGGGCAGCCTGCCGATGCACGATTCGTCCCCGGCCTCGAATCCCGCGCCGTCGCGGTCGTCGTACTCGCGGCCCTCGCCACCCTGGTCCTCGGCCTCGGGTCGACCGCGCTCGCGGACTGGGTGGCCCCGGTCGTGGAGGTGTGGCTGTGACCGACGTCTCGTCGGTGCTGCCCCTCGCGGCGGTCGCCGTACCCACGCTCGCCATCGTGTGCATCTACGCCGCGCGAACCCGGCCGAACCTCCGCGAAGCCAGCACGCTGGCCGCGGCCGTGGCGACCCTCGGGGTCGTCTGGGCCATGACGCGGGTCGCCGGGAGCGAGACGCACGTCTCGACGCTCGGGTCCATCGCGGGCATCGAGTTCGCGCTCCGGGCCGACGCCGCCGGACTGCTGTTCGCCCTGCTGGCCGCGATCCTCTGGCTCGTCACCAGCGTCTACAGCATCGGCTACGTCCGGGCGCTGGGCGAGCACGCCCAGACGCGGTACTTCGCGGCCTTCGCCGCCAGTATCGCGGCGACGATGGGCGTCGCCTTCGCCGCGAACCTGTTCACGCTGTTCGTGTCCTACGAACTGCTGACGCTCGCGACCTACCCGCTGGTCGTCCACAAGGAGTCCGCCGAGGCCCGTGCCGCCGGCCGGACCTACGTGGCGTACACCCTGGGCGGCGGCGTCCTCGTCTTCGCCGGCATCGTCATCGTCGGCGCCCTGACCGGGACGGTCGCCTTCGACGCCGGCGGCATCGCCGGCCTCGGCGGGGCCGACCCGACGCTCGCCCGCGTCGCGTTCGCCCTGCTCGTGGTCGGCTTCGGCGTCAAGACCGCCATCGTGCCCCTGCACGGCTGGCTGCCGACCGCGATGGTCGCGCCCACCCCCGTCTCGGGCCTGCTGCACGCGGTCGCCGTCGTCAAGAGCGGCGTCTTCGCCCTCTCCCGGACCGTCCTCTACGTGTTCGGCCCTGAGACCACGTGGGACCTCGGCGTGGGGCTCCCGCTGGCGGTCGCCGCGGCCGCGACGATGGTCGTCGCCGGCATCGTCGGCCTCCGGCAGGACAACCTCAAGCGCGGGCTGGCGTACTCGACCATCAGCCAGCTCTCGTACATCGCACTGGGCATCGCCATCGCGACCCCGGTCGCCGTGTTCGGGGCGTTCCTGCACGTCGTCGCCCACGCGTTCATGAAGATCACGCTGTTCTTCGCCGCGGGGGTCGTCTACGTCGAGACCGGCGAGAAGTACGTCTCGGACATCGCGGGCGTCGGCCGCCGGCTCCCCGCGACGATGACAGCGTTCGCCATCGCGGCGGCTGGGCTCGTCGGCTTCCCGTTCGTCGCCGGCTTCGTCAGCAAGTTCTACCTCGTCCTCGGGACGGGCGACAGCGTCCACCCGTGGCTCGTCGCCGCCTACCTCGTGGCCGGGCTCTTGAAGTTGCTGTACTTCTGGCCGGTCATCTACGCCGCGTTCTTCGGCGAGCGCGGCAGTGCCGACGACGCGAGCCGCCACCCGTTCGCCCCGGCGCACGCCACCGACGGCGGGTTCAGTTCCCTCGACATCGAGGACGCCAGCTACGGTGACGCGACCGACGGCGGTGTCGCGACCAGCGACGGTGTCGCTGCCGGCGCCGCGGGGGCCTACGCCCGGTCGATGACGTGGGAACGTCGCACCCTCACCACCGAGACCTCGCCGGCACTCCTCGTGCCGGTCCTCGTCACCGTCGGCTTCGCCGTCGCGCTCGGCCTCGTGCCGACCGCGTTCCCGTTCTGGGCGCTGGCCGAGGCCGTCGTCACGGAGGTGTTCGGATGAGCGACCTCCTGACGCTGGTGCCGCCCTGGGTGGCGTTCCTGCTGGCGGCCGCCATCGTCGTGCTGGCCCCGCGCCGGGTCGGCGCCGCGGCAGCCGTCGTGCTCACCGCACTGACGGTGCCGTGGGTGCTGCTCGCTCCGGCGGGGACCAGCCTCGCCGTCGCCCCGTTCGGCTTCGACCAGGTGCTGTTCCGGGTCGATTCGTTCACCCGCCCCGTCGCCGCCCTGTTCGGCTTCGTGGCGGCCCTGAACGTGCTCTACGGCTACGGGACCGGCGAGGACTCGCGCCAGACCGCCTACTCGCTGTGCTACATGGGCTCGGGCGTGGCCGCGGTGCTGGCCGGCGACTGGCTCACCATGCTCGTCGCGTGGGAGCTGCTCGCCGTCACGGCGACGGTCCTCGTCTGGCACCACGGCGGCGATTCGGTCCGGCCGGCGTTCCGGTACGCGGTGTACCATCTCGTCGGCGGGACGCTGCTGGTCGCGGCCGTGGCGCTGCACTACCTCGACGCCGGCACGTTCCTGTACGGGAGCGGTGTCGGCGGCGGCCTCGCGGCCGGCCTCCCGACGGCCCTCGCCATCCTCGGCGTCGGCATCAACCTCGGGTTCGTCGGCCTGCACGCCTGGCTGCCGGACACCTACCCGCGCCCGCACGTCGCCGCGAGTGTCGTGCTCGCCGGCTTCACGACGAAGGTCGCGGTGTACGTGCTCGCCCGTGTCGCGCCCGACGGCGACGCTATCGTCGTCTGGCTGGGTGCCGCGATGGTCCTCTACGGGGTCACGCAGGCCATCCTCCAGACCGACATGCGGCGGCTGCTGTCGTACCACATCATCTCGCAGGTGGGGTACATGGTGGTCGCCGTCGGCATCGGGACCGCGGCCGGCCTCACCGGCGCGTTCGCCCACCTGACGGCACACGTCCTCTACAAGGGCCTGCTGTTCATGGTGGCCGGCGCCATCATCGTGCGGACCGGCCAGTACTCGCTGAAGCACCTCGGCGGCCTCGGCCGCCGGATGCCCGTGACGTTCGTGGCGTTCCTCGTCGCGGCCCTGGCCATCACCGGCCTCCCCGGGT from Haloarchaeobius amylolyticus includes:
- a CDS encoding complex I subunit 5 family protein, coding for MNHLLPLLVAVPLLGAIVPFVLGARYPRLAVRATAAVLLAQVGIAVAVVAAVAASGPQTYVLGGLPAAVGIGLLVDQVSGIFVVLVAVAGAVLYLTVREDATGPGDSLWLLLVAGLTGVVVTADVFNLYVFLEISGLAAYGLVASRRGGTAALAALHYLLVGTVGATFYLLGVGYAYVATGTLAMADLQPALASVGYDSPLVLTSFVFVTLGLAVKLALFPVHAWKPDAYAGSAHDVAALLATLGSTVAGYALVRVVFGVFTAEFLAAVPLVQTALLAAGVVSVAAGGYLTLRQSNLRRLLSYSSILQFGLVLVGLSLATAAAVTGALVLLVGNAVAKGGLFVATGLFERELEAVTVADLAGKAREAPVTAAAVALAFTSLVGLPPTAGFAGKWYVTLAAVDSGRWVVATVVVLSTLVSLAYAGRVVERLYLADGDGEAGAGHAVADGGQPADARFVPGLESRAVAVVVLAALATLVLGLGSTALADWVAPVVEVWL
- a CDS encoding proton-conducting transporter transmembrane domain-containing protein; protein product: MSDLLTLVPPWVAFLLAAAIVVLAPRRVGAAAAVVLTALTVPWVLLAPAGTSLAVAPFGFDQVLFRVDSFTRPVAALFGFVAALNVLYGYGTGEDSRQTAYSLCYMGSGVAAVLAGDWLTMLVAWELLAVTATVLVWHHGGDSVRPAFRYAVYHLVGGTLLVAAVALHYLDAGTFLYGSGVGGGLAAGLPTALAILGVGINLGFVGLHAWLPDTYPRPHVAASVVLAGFTTKVAVYVLARVAPDGDAIVVWLGAAMVLYGVTQAILQTDMRRLLSYHIISQVGYMVVAVGIGTAAGLTGAFAHLTAHVLYKGLLFMVAGAIIVRTGQYSLKHLGGLGRRMPVTFVAFLVAALAITGLPGFSGFVSKGLVTKAAESAGGEALWWVLVLGSVGTALSFAKFGYYAFVRREPTPITVSRAPLALSAALVVAAVPSIVFGLLPGVFLGAHPGDPGTFAPYATTELTKALAATAAGVVGFAVLKGPLGRIHPVDVDQVLHPVGSSFARATAATAAGIGAAASRTGAATTRRLGSLVGRDPSTAESSIHAALAALALTAAVALLLAVLA
- a CDS encoding complex I subunit 5 family protein, producing MTDVSSVLPLAAVAVPTLAIVCIYAARTRPNLREASTLAAAVATLGVVWAMTRVAGSETHVSTLGSIAGIEFALRADAAGLLFALLAAILWLVTSVYSIGYVRALGEHAQTRYFAAFAASIAATMGVAFAANLFTLFVSYELLTLATYPLVVHKESAEARAAGRTYVAYTLGGGVLVFAGIVIVGALTGTVAFDAGGIAGLGGADPTLARVAFALLVVGFGVKTAIVPLHGWLPTAMVAPTPVSGLLHAVAVVKSGVFALSRTVLYVFGPETTWDLGVGLPLAVAAAATMVVAGIVGLRQDNLKRGLAYSTISQLSYIALGIAIATPVAVFGAFLHVVAHAFMKITLFFAAGVVYVETGEKYVSDIAGVGRRLPATMTAFAIAAAGLVGFPFVAGFVSKFYLVLGTGDSVHPWLVAAYLVAGLLKLLYFWPVIYAAFFGERGSADDASRHPFAPAHATDGGFSSLDIEDASYGDATDGGVATSDGVAAGAAGAYARSMTWERRTLTTETSPALLVPVLVTVGFAVALGLVPTAFPFWALAEAVVTEVFG